A segment of the Deinococcus arcticus genome:
AAAGAGGGAGATACCCGGTCTATACCTGCGTACGTTAAAAAGGAAGCGCCTGGCAAGGTGTGGTCTATAAATAAGACTTTTAGCGTTGACTTTAAAGTTGACAACGAGACCGACATAAAACTTATTATGGATAGCATAGTCAGCGATTTTGACAGCCTCGCGGATATGCGAGGACAAGGATTGCCGTTCGCAGGCACAGCGACCCTCAATTTTATTAAGTCGAGCCATGCTAGCTCTGGGCAGTTTGAACAGGGCTTTAAAATAGAACTAAGACATACTTCCCTACCAGCTAATTTAATACCAGACCTCAATGTAAATAACTCCGTAGTTATCGAAAATAAAACCAATAACACTATGTCTCTAAAAACAGGCAATGACCACCTTCTATCTGGCTATATAACATTTGCCTTGCAAAGAATTAACAAAGACACGCTTAGGTTTGTTGTTCACCCTACTGCTAATTTCAATGGCGCTATAAATAGATTAAAATTCAATGATCTAGGGGGAAGCGTCCTAGAGAGACGTATCTGGGAGAATCTGTGCACAAAAATCGCTCTGCGTTACGGAAAATGAAGACCTTTTTAAATATAATATCATTTACGTATATACCGCTAATATTTTTATTGGGGAGCTCCAAACTATCCTTATCAATTCCCAATTATCTAGACTCTACAATCTATTTGTTAATTCCTGTATTGTTCCTAGCATATCATTTTTGGTTTGCATATAAGACAAGAAGGCTGATACCATTATTTATCTATGCAGTTATATTTGTATATTATGCCTACAAGATGTTTGGAGTTGCAACAACCATAATCTAAAGCAAATCAGGATTTAAACTTCGCTTTAAGCATGTCCAATTCATAACTCAGACAACTTATCGTTCGCCATATTGTTGCTCAGACTTTTATAAATAGAACTCATTCTGTTATTTGAATAAGCCCTCTCAATACATGATATTTTGAATAAGATTGACATAATTAGGATTATGTCTTCGGAAAACTTCGGCCACGATTAAGGCTTTTGAATAATAGGTATGGACAAACAAATATAACCTTGTGAAGTTATCTTATTGTACACATACATTAAGTAAGCCACTCCCCACTCCCGCCCCTCACACCCCCAGCAGCGCATACCCCAGCAGCGCCAGCTTCTCGCGCAGCAGGTACAGGCGGCTCACCTGCGGGCTCAGGGGGCTGGCGCTGACGTTGGCGTTCAGGCCCAGGGCGCGGGCCAGGGCCAGGGCGCGCGGCGCGTGGGCCTCATCAGTCACCAGGGTCACCGGGGTGCCGGGCGGCAGGCTCACCCGGGCACCACGCAGGTTCTCGATGGTGGTGCGGCTGCGCTCCTCGGCCACCAGGGCGCGGCGCGGCAGGCCCCGCTGCTGCAGATACGCGGCGCCCACCCCGCCCTCGGTGTAGGGATCGCCGGGGCGCCGGCCCCCCGTAACTACCACCGTGCGCACGCCGCCTTTGCGGTACAGCTTCAGGGCGTGGTCCAGGCGGCGCTGGAAGGCCGGGCTGGGGTGGCCGGCATACTGCGCCGCGCCCAGCACCACCAGGGTGGGGTGGGGGGTGGCCGGTGCAGGCGGGGACAGGCGGGGCGCCACCAGAAAGGCGCCCAGCAGCGCCCCCACCACGGCCAGCGGCAGAAAGAAGACGGTGGCACCCCGCGAACGCATCGGGAGGCAGCCTAGCATGAAGAAAATCTGAAGCCTGAGAAGACTGCCGACCCCACCGCTGGCACAAGCGGCCGAGTCCGGGCGCAGCAAGCGGAAGAACAATGGGTTCCGGGCGTGGCGCCGCCACATCAGCTGTCTTGCCAGGGGCCGGCGCAGCAGACGGAAGCCGTATGAGGCGACCCTGAAGGCTCTGCCCCGCCCAGACGGCCAAGGCACATTGATCTGTTTCTTCCGGAGGCCGGGGCGGGGGCATGCTACGCTCCTGCCTGTCTTCCTGCCCGGGAGTGTGCCCTCTACCTATGCCCAAACCATCCAACACGCTTGTTATCGTCGAGTCGCCTGCCAAGGCCCGCACCATCGGGAAGTACCTCGGAAAGGGGTACACGGTGGAGTCCAGCATTGGGCACATCCGCGACCTGCCGAAAAGTGCGTCGGACATTCCCGAGAAGTACAAGGGCAAGGCGTGGGCGCGGCTGGGGCTGGACATCGAGAACGACTTTCAGCCGCTGTACGTGGTGTCCCCCGACAAGAAGGCGCATGTGGCCAAACTGCGCAAGATGGCCCAGGACGCCAGCGAAATTATTCTGGCTACCGACGATGACCGCGAGGGCGAGAGCATCGCGTGGCACCTGTACCAGGAACTCAAACCCAAGGTACCGGTGCGGCGCATGGTCTTTCACGAGATCACCAAGGAAGCCATTCAGGCGGCCATCGCCTCGCCCCGGCAGATTGACACCAACCTCGTGGAAGCGCAGGAGGCCCGGCGCGCGCTGGACCGCCTGTACGGCTACGAGGTCAGCCCGGTGCTGTGGAAGAAGGTGGCCCCCAAGCTGAGTGCGGGCCGGGTGCAGAGCGTGGCCACCCGCATGCTGGTGGAGCGAGAGCGCGAGCGCATGCGCTTTGTGAGCGCCGAGTGGTGGGACCTGCTGGTGACCGGGCGCACGGCCGCTGGGCAGACCTTCCCCGCCCGCCTGACTGATGTGGCCGGCCAGAAGCTGGCCCTGGGCAAGGACTTTGACCCCCTGACCGGCAAACTGAAAGGCGGCGCGGGCGTGCGCCTGCTGACCGAGGCCGAGGCGCGCGCGCTGGCCGAGGCCCTGACCGGGCAGCCCCTGACGGTCACCAGCGCCGAGGAAAAGCCCTTTACCCAGCGGCCCTACGCGCCTTTCATTACCTCTACCCTGCAGCAGGAGGGCAGCCGCAAGCTGGGCTTTGCCGCCACCCGCACGATGCGTGCCGCCCAGAAGCTCTACGAGGGCGGGTACATCACCTATATGCGCACGGACTCGACCAACCTCAGCAGTGAGGCGGTGACGGCCGCCCGCACCCAGGTGGCGCAGATGTACGGCCAGGACTACCTCTCGGCGCAGCCACGCGTGTACGCCAAAAAGGCCAAGAATGCCCAGGAAGCGCACGAGGCGATTCGCCCGGCGGGCAGCCGCTTCCGCACCCCCGACAGCCTGCGCGGCGAACTGGGCGGCGACGAGTGGCGCCTGTACGACCTGATCTGGAAGCGCACGGTGGCCTGCCAGATGGCCGATGCCCGGGGCCGCAGTCTGCGTGTGCGCCTGAACGGGCAGGCGGGCCCGGACGCCGTGGGCCTGAGTGCTTCGGGGCGCACCATTGATTTCCCCGGCTTCCTGCGCGCCTACGTGGAGGGCAGCGATGACCCCGGCGCCGCGCTGGAAGACCGTGAGACGCCCCTGCCGCCCCTGAGAGAAGGCGAGCGGGTGCAGGCCCAGGCGGTCAAGCCCGAGGGCCACGAGACCCAGCCCCCTGCCCGCTACACCGAGGCCAGCCTGGTGCAGGCCCTGGAAGGCGCGGGCATTGGGCGGCCCAGCACCTACGCCAGCATCCTGGGGACCATTCAGGACCGGGGCTACGCGGTGAAAAAGGGGCAGGCCCTGGTGCCCACCTGGACTGCGTTTGCTACCTCGGCGCTGCTGGAACACCACTTTGGCAAGCTGGTGGACTACGACTTTACCGCCAAGATGGAAGAGGACCTGGACGAGATTGCCGGTGGCCGCGCCCAGCGGGTGCCTTACCTGAGGCGCTTCTACCTGGGTGAGCGCGGCGAGGGCATGGCCCTGCGGCCCCTGATTGACTCCAAGATGGGCGAGATTGACGCCCGGGGCATTGCCACCATTCGCGTGCCCAAGCTGGACGGCACCGGCATTGAGGTGCGCGTGGGCCGCTACGGCCCCTACATGGAGCGCGGCGAGCAGAAGGCCAACCTGCCCGAGGACCTGACGCCCGATGAACTGACCACCGAGAAGGCCGAGGAACTGCTGTCGCGCCCCAGCGGCGACCGGGTGCTGGGCGTGGACGAGGCCACCGGGCACCCGGTGGTGGCCCGCGCCGGGCGCTACGGCCCGTATGTGACGCTGGGCGACACCACGCCGCCCGTGCGTACCGCCAGCCTCTTCCCGGGCGACGACCTGCGCACCATTTCCCTGGAGCGCGCCCTGAAACTGCTGAGCCTGCCCCGGCTGGTGGGGGTCAGCGAGGGCGAGGAGGTGTGGGCCATGAACGGCAAGTTCGGCCCGTACCTCAAGCGCGGCGGGGACAGCCGCTCGCTGACCGGCCACGAGGAACTGTTCACGGTCACGCTGCCTCAGGCCGAGGCCCTGTTCATGCAGCCGCGTTTTGGCCGGGGCCGGGCCGCCGCCGCACCGCCCCTGCGCTCCTTTGAATACGAGGGCCGTGCGCCGATCGTGCTCAAATCTGGCCGCTTTGGCCCCTACCTGACTGACGGGGAACGCAACGCCACCCTGCGCAAGGGCGAGGACGACGCCACGCTGAGTGCCGAGCGCGCCCTGGAAATTCTGGAAGAGCGCGGCAAGGAACCGAAGAAAAAGCCCGGCAGGGCCCCGCGCAAGGCCGCCACCCCCGCGAAGAAAGCGGCGGCCACCAAAAAGCCCGCCGCCAAGACGGGCACGGCCCGCACTCCGGTGGCCAAGAAGCC
Coding sequences within it:
- a CDS encoding YdcF family protein codes for the protein MRSRGATVFFLPLAVVGALLGAFLVAPRLSPPAPATPHPTLVVLGAAQYAGHPSPAFQRRLDHALKLYRKGGVRTVVVTGGRRPGDPYTEGGVGAAYLQQRGLPRRALVAEERSRTTIENLRGARVSLPPGTPVTLVTDEAHAPRALALARALGLNANVSASPLSPQVSRLYLLREKLALLGYALLGV
- the topA gene encoding type I DNA topoisomerase, whose translation is MPKPSNTLVIVESPAKARTIGKYLGKGYTVESSIGHIRDLPKSASDIPEKYKGKAWARLGLDIENDFQPLYVVSPDKKAHVAKLRKMAQDASEIILATDDDREGESIAWHLYQELKPKVPVRRMVFHEITKEAIQAAIASPRQIDTNLVEAQEARRALDRLYGYEVSPVLWKKVAPKLSAGRVQSVATRMLVERERERMRFVSAEWWDLLVTGRTAAGQTFPARLTDVAGQKLALGKDFDPLTGKLKGGAGVRLLTEAEARALAEALTGQPLTVTSAEEKPFTQRPYAPFITSTLQQEGSRKLGFAATRTMRAAQKLYEGGYITYMRTDSTNLSSEAVTAARTQVAQMYGQDYLSAQPRVYAKKAKNAQEAHEAIRPAGSRFRTPDSLRGELGGDEWRLYDLIWKRTVACQMADARGRSLRVRLNGQAGPDAVGLSASGRTIDFPGFLRAYVEGSDDPGAALEDRETPLPPLREGERVQAQAVKPEGHETQPPARYTEASLVQALEGAGIGRPSTYASILGTIQDRGYAVKKGQALVPTWTAFATSALLEHHFGKLVDYDFTAKMEEDLDEIAGGRAQRVPYLRRFYLGERGEGMALRPLIDSKMGEIDARGIATIRVPKLDGTGIEVRVGRYGPYMERGEQKANLPEDLTPDELTTEKAEELLSRPSGDRVLGVDEATGHPVVARAGRYGPYVTLGDTTPPVRTASLFPGDDLRTISLERALKLLSLPRLVGVSEGEEVWAMNGKFGPYLKRGGDSRSLTGHEELFTVTLPQAEALFMQPRFGRGRAAAAPPLRSFEYEGRAPIVLKSGRFGPYLTDGERNATLRKGEDDATLSAERALEILEERGKEPKKKPGRAPRKAATPAKKAAATKKPAAKTGTARTPVAKKPASKAKAAAPARAAFTWADLKPHLGVLSAQEQQLVTATREQGRKVEDVAPELGLDVKKAKGMALQASKKLNQAARGG